In one window of Desulforhabdus amnigena DNA:
- a CDS encoding glycosyltransferase codes for MNIVYLGWGHHIHLRRWAEYFAKRGERVTVLSLTPPGSELPKVRMIPLVCARRREALLKAEIRLWLRLLRADIFHVHWAGFAPLAAGIGHCPTGITAWGSDIYKYPSYSEQVQQSIRNALKFARFVTCDSYDLKSRIAEISGRQDHVHVVQWGVDTDLFRPGLDTTAWRERIGIHGATRVVYSPRSVNEIYNIDKVLEAFARLTYFRPDTVLIQKYYNADPARLQKLQELAARLEIVDRVKWVGEVAYEDLPALYNLADIMVTVPHSDGTPMALLEGMACGVPPVVSSVPSVLEWIEAGRNGLVVPAGDSDGLFQAMKRLFNEESLGREMVVHNLRVVEQRASQNVSMQKAHLIYRRTCSP; via the coding sequence GTGAACATCGTTTATCTCGGTTGGGGCCATCATATCCATCTCAGGAGGTGGGCTGAATATTTTGCCAAAAGGGGAGAGCGTGTTACTGTGCTCTCATTGACCCCACCGGGGAGCGAGTTGCCGAAAGTACGAATGATCCCCCTGGTTTGTGCTCGACGCCGTGAGGCTTTGCTCAAAGCCGAAATCAGACTTTGGCTGCGATTGCTCCGCGCCGACATCTTCCATGTTCACTGGGCCGGATTTGCTCCGCTGGCGGCGGGGATTGGGCACTGTCCCACAGGCATTACCGCCTGGGGATCTGATATATACAAATATCCAAGCTATTCTGAACAAGTACAGCAATCCATCCGGAACGCCTTGAAATTCGCCAGGTTCGTTACCTGCGATTCGTACGATCTTAAGTCTAGAATCGCTGAAATCTCCGGCCGACAGGACCACGTGCATGTAGTGCAGTGGGGAGTGGACACGGACTTGTTTCGTCCCGGCCTGGACACTACCGCCTGGCGTGAGCGAATCGGCATCCACGGCGCGACGAGAGTCGTCTATTCCCCACGGAGTGTAAATGAAATTTATAATATCGACAAAGTGTTGGAAGCTTTTGCTCGGCTCACATATTTTAGGCCTGACACGGTGCTGATTCAGAAGTATTACAATGCAGATCCTGCCCGCTTGCAAAAACTCCAGGAATTGGCAGCAAGACTGGAGATCGTTGATCGGGTAAAATGGGTCGGTGAGGTGGCCTATGAAGACTTGCCGGCTCTTTACAATCTGGCGGATATCATGGTGACAGTGCCTCACAGCGATGGAACCCCCATGGCGCTACTGGAAGGGATGGCGTGCGGTGTTCCTCCAGTAGTTTCTTCGGTCCCGTCTGTGTTGGAATGGATTGAAGCCGGCCGGAATGGACTGGTTGTCCCGGCTGGAGACTCAGACGGGTTGTTTCAGGCGATGAAGAGACTGTTCAACGAGGAGTCCCTCGGCAGGGAGATGGTTGTTCATAATCTGCGAGTTGTAGAACAGAGAGCCTCGCAGAATGTCTCCATGCAAAAAGCCCATTTAATTTACCGAAGAACCTGCAGTCCCTGA